acacacacacacactgactcGCGTGAACCGAAGGGGAGGGGGTATGGCAAATACACAATTTGGATGAagcacgacgacgatgatgcaCTCTGCACGCTGTGCTCGAACGTGTGCCGCAACAACACGCGACGCCACTTTCACCCGCCAGCCGGTGGTGGCGGCCACTGTTGGGCGGCAGCGGCTGTTGGCAGAGCAACTTTGCTGCTACGGTTGCTACTATCTGGGCGTTTCCATGACAACCTGCTTAAATGCTCCGGCCGGCATGCGCGAATGCACCTCGTGGCTGCCGACCATCGTCGTACCGTCGCTGCTAATGTACAGTGCTAGTCCGGTGGGATctaaaacaacaagaaaaatggATGGTTTAGTAAAACCGACagagatagagggagagagggagaaccAACGACGAACGACTTACTTTCGGCATCTTCTAAATGGTCCAGTTTGGTGTTTTTCAGCAGCTCGTCTATGATGAGCCCGGTGTTGACGCGCGTGTCCTCCACGCGCCCGGACAGCGTCGGTGCCATTCCGCTGTCCCCGTCGTGGCCCGCGCCCTTTTTCCTTCGCTCCGCCGCCGACTTCATGCGATCGAGTGAACCGGTTTCGCTCATCGGGATCGAGCCGGAGCTGGGATTTCTTAACATCAGCAGCGCGTGTGTGAcaccaatgtgtgtgtgtggcgcaaATGCGAGTGTAAGAAGAAAAGGGGGATGGAGGTGGGAGCGTAGAACATTTCCACGAGTGACATGGAGCGAACAAGACAAATCCAAAggattgtgttgtgtgtgtgagtgtgttcggGAGcgtaaaagaagaaacaaagagaatgtttttattagtattattttcaattattaaaaaagcGCATTTTCACAGTGTGTTTCTCCTCTTCGCCAAACAACACTAATCAACAATGCCAATATACGGTACGGTACACAAGCACAACGATGTTTAACTTCACTAACTGCCTGTTTAAATGTGCAGGACCACGCGTTCAAGTGGCTGTGCAGTCGAAACATCGAAACATAGTAACAAATTGAACGAGATAGAATACAAAATCGAAACGCAAAAGCACATAACAGAGAAGTTGTATTTACAACAGGTGAAGGCGGTTAGACATTTaaaacgattaaaaaaaaaccctgctaACAAAGCTACACCAAACAGAGAAGAGATAGCTCCcgataaataataacaatcaaacataaaataagcACACACAGATAAAACACAGTGAGGTTGTACCAATAATCAGTGCAAAATAAACGAATCCAATCCAAGCTGTGGTTTGAAAAGCAGTAAATTGAAGTTTATATACATGCAGTTTTACAacaataaatgattttttctttgttagaggggaaaaaacaataaaacgttTTGTAAATCCAACACTCGGTTTTGAACTTTTTGACTTGATTTTCAACGACGCCAATCTTAAACGCAGCCAATTCGGTAGTGGAGCAGCAGAATGTTTGCTTTCGAGATGTCAATTGGTAGAAGAACGAATAAAAgtacaagaaagaaaaaaatcaaacaaatgatcAACCTACTGCAAACTGGGCAAAACGGGCgacaaaatagaaagaaagtaATCATTATCAACACAGCgaacacacagagagagagacacagagCGAGCGCAAACGAGAAAGTTGAAAAGATAGagacagatagagagagagagaaagagagagagggatagagaAAGAGTTTGGAAGTAGGAAGAAGTAGAAGTAAACACAAACATGTTAGCACTGGGACGTCGGAGCGCAAGCGATGATGGTAGATTGAGGGATGATGAGTTGTTAGTGCCATTGTTGAGCATCGACGGCGTATCGAACCCggatgaggatgaggatgaAGCAACGCACAGTGGCGTCCCGGTCGTACCCGCCGCCGCCTGTCCCATCCCCGTCGCCGAGgccatcgccgccgccgccgccgtcgtaCGATCGGTCAACAATCCATTGCCACCGGGTGGAAGGGCGACCGCGTCCGTACAATCGGGCGGGAGGCAGCCGGACCCGGAACCGCAGGAGGACCCCGCCGCCATCCCGGGCCCGACCGACGTACCGGTGGACGACGGGCTGATGGCGCTCGAGCCGGACGAGGAGGTGGTGCCCGCGCCGGAACTCGACGGTGTCGCTAGCGTTAGTGAGGTTAGTTGACGGGTGCTGCCGTCCAGCAAGCGCCGGTGCAAACCACAAATGTTCCTAAAGGAGGAAGTAGGAAGTAGTACGGTAAACGGTATTTATAAAGATAGcagaaagggggaaaaaaagagCAGCGACACACCAGTAGTGAGAGATTGTACCAAAAGGGGTGGGGAAATCGGAAACAAATACGCAGAGAAGGAAACAGGTCGGGTTTACATGACAAGGGAACATTAAAAGAGGAAAACAGAAAGCAAATCAAAACTACAGGATTGATTGGTTTTAGGTTGAATAATAGGACTTTttccggcaaaaaaaaacaacggttGCATTAGACAATCACTTGTAGTATCACTTGTAGAAGGAGAagaatgtataaaaaaaaaacgacacgcGACAACAAGTCAGGGGAAAACGacgaaaaacacaacaaacagaaTGCTTAAGATTAGCATCACATCACAGCGAAAAGataaaggtaaaaaaaaaaacaaaacggtttCAAACGGTTTCGTCGAAACGATTGTCAAAATAACGTTTTGGTGGAGTTTTGTTGAGCGAAAATTAAACTTCTCATTGGTATATCACATCGTAGACCTGTAACATGGACAAGAATGTTGAGATTTGAAAAGTGAATGTTGTAGAAAATGAGTGTTTCAAATGAAAAGTGATCATTATAAAGTGTGTTGTACGAAATTACGAAAGGCAATTAAGTTCAATCGTTACACTTCACATTACACAAACTGTGAAAAACTGTTAACAACAGAACAAGCTTGATGTTGGTGGTgtgtccatgtgtgtgtgtgtgtgtgtgtgtgtgtgtgtgtgtgtgtgtgtgtgtgtgtgtgtgtgtgtgtgtgtgtgtgtgtgtgtgtgtgtgtgtggtgtgtgtgtgtgtgtgtgtgtgtgtgtgtgtgtgtgtgtgtgtggtgtgtgtgtgtgtgtgtgtgtgtgtgtgtgtgtgtgtgtgtgcgtgtgtgtgtgtgtgtgcgtgtgtgtgtgtgtgcgcgtgtgtgtgtgtgtgtgcgtgtgtgtgtgtgtgtgcgtgcgtgtgtgtgtgtgtgtgtgtgtgtgtgtgtgtgtgtgtgtgtgtgtgtgtgtgtgtgtgtgtgtgtgtgtgtgtgtgtgtgtgtgtgtgtgtgttgtgtgtgtgtgtgtgtgtgtgtgtggtgtgtgtgtgtgtgtgtgtgtgtgtgtgtgtgtgtgtgtgtgtgtgtgtgtgtgtgtgtgtgtgtgggttatCTGACTTATTAAAGTGTGTAGGCGTGTATTACATTAGCATTATCGATACTACTTGTGCTGACAAAAGATGCTTCCACTCTGCAGTGGCGATTTCGTATTGCAACGACACGtgagcaacaaaacaacgctCGACGCATTTGCTACCATGTAAAACGACAATGAACAGTGTACCGGAACTACTTCTATGATCACACTGCACTCTATCTACAGCCAAAGCGGAGAAGAAACGAACTTCAAGGTGGCCAGACAACGTTCCACGTGTGTCCAACTGTGCCATTGTGTTtgcttcgtgtgtgtgttttgtgagcAAGAGTGGATTTTTGTGtcatttaccttttttttaatttggcttGTTGCTTGTTTGCACTACATTACGTTCTTCAGAACACGGTGcagaagcacacaaaaaatacacaaggAAAAACACGACATAAAACTGTTGAACACTAGAGAAAGAGTGCAATTCTTTCCCGTTATTATGTTTTTCTGTTTACAAATCAAATCCAGCATACATTAAcaggaaaaagggaaacgataaacaacagcaaacaaaccacTACCTCCTCActctccaaacacacacacacacacacggataaATATGTGAGAAGGAGGAGCATAAGTGTGAAAAGACTCGCATTAACAACGGTGCTAGCATGATTACTAGTCGCTTACTTTAACACCGTCGCACTGGTAGAcgagatggtggtggtagcgaTGGTGGAAGTAGAATTGGAACAacaagtagtagtagtagtagtagtagtagtagaagtagtagtagtagaagaagaagtagtggtagtggtagcACAAGTGGCGAAAGTGGTAGCTGCAGTACTGGTGGCGTTACCACCACCGGTAATGGTAGCCGCCGCAGCATGGCTGATGGGCGCAGAGCTGGTGGCAGACTTATGGCAATCGTTTGTCGATTGATTCGACTGTCCCTTTATGATAAACTTAAGTACTACCCGCACTACTGAGCGGAATCTAAACGACGAGtgggaaaaagaaagaaagaaagagagataacAGATAAAGGGAAGAGCCGGAAGAGAGAAACAGGAGATAAAgaggaaaaatgaaaagaataagagaaagaaagagttaaagaaataaaacagtaCAGTATGAATATAAGACGATAATGGAGTTGTAGAGCTAATCGGTGTTGTGGTATgtatgtatgattttttttcatttttgttttatgtttgcatAAACGATGGtgaaaatgaaactttttttgtattgaaaataatctAAAAATGACATTCATCATTTGTAACCGATAAATTGTGATGTAAACatgtaaaacatttaaaaacatgaaaaaatattagaaaaacaacaaccaaatccaaaaaaaacacatattaaatcaaaaccaaacatattattataatagaaaaaagcaaacaccaaaacaagacaaaacaaaacaaaaacttcaaacaacaaacacaaattgaACAATCAATTTGTTTACAACAACACAGGAGAAAGGGGGTAAAATGACGAGAAGGAGGAAACTAAAAGCGTTGAACAAAACTTGCATAAAGCGAacggcgacgacgatgacgacgacgacaacgatgcAGTAGTTTCAATTAGATTCGGTGGCTTCAATTTTGCCCGTAATTTCATGACTCACAAAAAGCTTTTCTTTGAAGTACTTATTTTCCTTACACTTACAAGAATTGTTGAAGGAGCGTTATTGCATTTAAAATTCCACTGCACTATGAAACTATAGGTGCAAGCACCGCCACTACCCGCGGCTACTGTACAGCGGAAAGTGTTGCCATCTATTGCAAAGCCAACTAAGTATGATATGTTCACATTTCGTGCCCGGAGAGGAGCAAGCGACCAACCCCCGCCGCGCCTTGTTGCCGGATGGAGACGCCTTGTTGCTCACTCGGGAGACACAGTACAAAGGACTGGGCGTTTCCATTGCGTGCAAAGGATGGGAAAAATACAATACAGCTGAGAAAGGATGGCATCATGATGTGAAGCAGTAAATGCACTTTTCCgatgtgaatgtgtgtatatgtttaatGATCATAACGAGCAATGGAGCAAGTCATTAACGTTGCGCCGTTCAACCTTCAACCTAACTGTTCTAAATggcgtgttgtttttgtacatATGCATGCTCGTTACGATACTGTATCCCCATTTCCCTACTCCTGATCCCGAGAGGGGAGAAACCAcagacacacgtacacacacatcatACTTACAGTGTGCATTATACTTGAGCTGAGTAACAGCAACAcaatacacaacacaacagcacAACATGAAACAGAATTACAAACAGAAGAATGAAGGAAATGACGGACGCGATGTGATCCTTTGCcaaaaaagagagagcgagcgagtaGTGAAAGGAAGGAGGAAGGACACACAGTCTCAAATGGGTTCTTCGTTCACCCCCCCATCCACACTGTTCGCGGTTgatgagagagagcgagaaagaagaGTGTGTGATCGGATGGTTACAACCCGCGTGCTGTCACCACACAGCGCCGTGACACGGAGCGGTGGAAAATGGTATTATTACCTATGGTAGACACGATTGCCCGCCGTTGCCGTCGTTGCCGCTGCTGTGGGTTGATGATTCGTCACCGCCACCGCCTTCACACCGACCAGCGGTACGGCGGCAATGCCCTTCGCCGGCTCGACGGCCCCCTTAGCGGTCAGCACACCGCCCTTGGATGACTTCTGgagcggcggctgctgctgttgcggctgAGGTTTCAAGCTCAGCGGGAAGTTGTTGTAGGAAGAGCGATGTTTCAGTGACTCTAGATTGGCGGAGGAAGACTTGCCGATCGGGTAGTTGCGCACGATGTTGTAGAAGTTGCTGTCGGACTGGCGGAAGAACCCGCCgacctgctgcagctgctggacGGAGCCGACCGAGCTGGAGCTGGTCAGCAGCCCACCGGTACATCGGTCGGTCGCTGGGTCGGGCTGCCCGACCACGATCCCACCGATCGGGGCACTCTTGCGGAAGTTACGCTCGAACggattgttgctgttgctccgTATCGAGCTGCGGGCGATCACTTTCGCCACCGAGCTGGTTGGTGAGGTCGTTTTCGGTTTCGCTGCCGGCAGTCGTACCGCCGCGTCCGGATCGTTCTCGTCCGGACTGCTCGTGGCGCTGGCACGGGTTGCGTTGTAGGTCGAGGCGGACGCAAACCGCTTCCGGCCAATGTTGGGCGTCAGGAAGGGCACATGGTTCACGCGCTCCGCTGCCAGTACGGTCGGGATCGTGCTGAGCGAGTTGATCTTTGTTAAATTGCTCGGACCGAGCGTTGCTGATGCAGCGGTCCCACCACCGGCCGCCGCCGGATCATCATCAATGCCAATGTACCGTGTGTACCCGATGCCGGACCGCTTCCGATACACACCGCTGTGGAAGGAGCTGCGCATCTGGAAGGGCAGAAACCGATTGGCCAGCTCGACACTggcgccgccgccaccacctccaccgaGCGGCGATAGCTGGCACGAGGACGGCGCGTTTGACTCATCCGAGGAGCTTTTCTCCTCCGCCTTGAGCTGGCGGCGGCgccgcaccaacacatcgtCCGACTCGTCGCCCCCGGTCAGATCGGTGAGCGAGCGCATCTTGGCGAAGCTGAACCGGCGCGTCTCAAAGTCCCGCTTCGACTGCAGCAGATCGACCGGCGTGTGGCCAAACTCGCGCTCGTACGCCGACAGATTGCCGAGCGATTTCATGCGGCTCAGGTTCAGCCCCGGCGTCAGATGGTGGTGATCCTCGTCCGGCCGCCCTCCAGCTGCCAGGAAGTAGCCGTGCGTTTGGTCGCccacctcctcctcgtcgGAAAACATGGCCCCCTTCGGTACGGCCAGATTGTTCATGCTCTTGATCTTGACCAGCTTCGACAGCGGGATCTCGGACGTCGGTGTGCCGAACTCCTCCACGCCCGACTCGGTCCGATCGTCGCTGGCGCCGCCCTCGTCCTCCGACAGCACCGTCACGTCCGGCGTGACAAACACCTCGTCGCCCGAGTCCGAGTTCGGGCTCTGCGGTATGCGCAGCTTCATCAGCAGCCGGTTCGCCGTCATCATCTGCTGCTTGGTCGGGTTGAGCCGGCCGTTGCTGCCGGcgctcgtgctgctgctgagacCGCTGGCGAGAAGTTTCTTATTAGCGAGCGTTACGAAACGGCCCCCGTTAGCTAAGGAAGACTGTGCGGTACTACTACTAGACGTGgtgatggtgttggtggtggtgatggttttgGAGCCGGTGACCGTCAGCAGCGTGCCCGGTTTGCCCTGGTAAACCGTTGCCGTCGCCGGACGGTACCTTTTTgggcagtttttttgtttttttttgtttttggtataGCATTTGGAGTACCCAGCATaacgtgtttttgtgttgcgcATTGCGGAGGAATGTATTCGTGTCATTTTGTTGAtgatttttgcacatttttcatGTAAACATCGGTGTATGTTTATCgaatgtgtgttgtgtacgcccataagtgtgtgtgtgtgtgtgagtttacACACAACAACCACGCGGGAGGGGTGTAAAGAGGGGGTGAAAAACGGTCGTGTACCGTATTTTTCCACATCATCGCGCATTCATCGGTGTcgcaaataaaagaaaagggGCCGGGAAggggttaaaaataaaaacacacacaaaaaaaaatcaggaaTAGGAAGGGGggtaaaaggaaaagaaaaaggaagggaagaaaagagagaaaaaaaagaaataaaaaatgggaACATAGCGCAATTTctaaaagaaaaactaaaacaaaaaaagaacaacaacaaaaaataccaaAGTCTAGAACTATTTCTCTATCCTACACGACCGGGCAGATACACAACAGCGCAAAAGAAAGAAGGACATTCggaaaatgggaaatggaATGTATAGAGAGCGCGCGACACTAGCAAAAGATCGTTAGGACACATTAATGAGAAGAGAAAGCAAGAGAGAAACAGGGCGGCCATTTAATTACGCCatctaaacacacacacacacaaggacaAAGAGATGCACTATGAATGGTGAGAAAAGGCACAGTCCCCACAGCAAGAAGGGTTCTCTATCTAGAGAGCATTATTATTGAGTTGAAGCCAGCTTGAAGGTGCCTGCTGCGTGATGCTGCCACTACTAATGACATGAGATGACCGACAACAAACGCAAGCCTGTGTGTCTTTGCAAAAAAGGTCCTCTTGGGACGCTGGCAGATTAAAAGTGTGTCAGCCATGCCTAGATGTCggtatagagagagagatagctaCGCGTGAGCTAAATTTTAGCGTAATGAAGGCGAGTTCCTTCCGGTTTGGGCAGTCGGAATGATAATCATGTTGTTTCTAAGCATGTGTGTTACGTTTCTGTTTTGCAGCAAGAATTGATTAgttccaacacaacacacattaGCCGGGCGACACCGTGCCATACGCTCTACATGCTTGTTTTTAGAATGCTTCAAGACGCGCTCTGTTGCTTGCGGTGATGAAAAACTACTAACAAACCCTAATTtcccttctttcttttttgcttgttcCTCAAGCATTAGATACGTTTGAGTTGTTGCTTTGAAGAATAAGCAATCACAATCTCCTTTGTGATACACGAACACGACATGTTTATGACCATACTGTTCATAAACATGATTAAAATGCGGAACTTTTCATCCGGCCCGAGAACACGTGCGACCAACGTGATCCGATTTGGTGGCCGAAGGTCTGCGGCTGGTCTGCGTTCTCTTCCTTTGTGTTTCCCTCTAGCTGCACGCTCATGCTTCACACGTTATAGTGGTACCAATTTTACCCATACACAACCACTCAAACCAACTTCAAAGGTGAATGGCACGGAGTCGAAAGCGTACATAATCGGGAGCATAACTGCCAGACGCCTGCCGGTCGACTGTTCGTTTGAGCTAATCTAGCTACAtaccgaaaacacacacacaccgacctTTTTGCGTGATGACCGCAAACGAAATTCTCGCCAAGCTTATCGGTAAAAGATCGGAATCACCGTCGCGTGAAGCATTAGCATTAGAGAAGTAGCGGTTTTATTCGTAATAAAAAAGGGTAACAAATATGCTCCGCGAACGCCTTTAAGATTAAGCTGATTttgcttcttccttttttctttctttaaacTTTGtagaatttgtttttatttcaaactttGTCTGGTGGCTTTCTGCACGGA
This sequence is a window from Anopheles merus strain MAF chromosome 3R, AmerM5.1, whole genome shotgun sequence. Protein-coding genes within it:
- the LOC121595407 gene encoding uncharacterized protein LOC121595407 isoform X1; translation: MTLIGPGAPGMAFMMKKKKYKFSVELHLEELIEVPFLNAMLFAKIRLLDGGSFQAHSTREEVKNHTVRWGQKFEFPCKMTSNASTGVLDPCTVRISVRKEIKGGRSYQKLGFTDLNLAEFAGSGLTPRKYLLEGYDARHRQDNSMLNVSIRMHMIQGDILFKVPSPSPKSKTALPQDNMALGLQPTDPAMATVGPVVTPVVTRVSTKDDPSAGSVAPGFDSLPKKKPPTQVLPTTIEHQQSFDLDPQSFIITDSGISESSEPPSSLLDFQSNLSLVASLPVSVGAPQQTGSAALPGSQVVPPVGTVPGAIELGHSRNSSNTSQMSKGSGYSSFSHSQHSRQSSEGDSGHQRYRPATATVYQGKPGTLLTVTGSKTITTTNTITTSSSSTAQSSLANGGRFVTLANKKLLASGLSSSTSAGSNGRLNPTKQQMMTANRLLMKLRIPQSPNSDSGDEVFVTPDVTVLSEDEGGASDDRTESGVEEFGTPTSEIPLSKLVKIKSMNNLAVPKGAMFSDEEEVGDQTHGYFLAAGGRPDEDHHHLTPGLNLSRMKSLGNLSAYEREFGHTPVDLLQSKRDFETRRFSFAKMRSLTDLTGGDESDDVLVRRRRQLKAEEKSSSDESNAPSSCQLSPLGGGGGGGASVELANRFLPFQMRSSFHSGVYRKRSGIGYTRYIGIDDDPAAAGGGTAASATLGPSNLTKINSLSTIPTVLAAERVNHVPFLTPNIGRKRFASASTYNATRASATSSPDENDPDAAVRLPAAKPKTTSPTSSVAKVIARSSIRSNSNNPFERNFRKSAPIGGIVVGQPDPATDRCTGGLLTSSSSVGSVQQLQQVGGFFRQSDSNFYNIVRNYPIGKSSSANLESLKHRSSYNNFPLSLKPQPQQQQPPLQKSSKGGVLTAKGAVEPAKGIAAVPLVGVKAVAVTNHQPTAAATTATAGNRVYHRNICGLHRRLLDGSTRQLTSLTLATPSSSGAGTTSSSGSSAISPSSTGTSVGPGMAAGSSCGSGSGCLPPDCTDAVALPPGGNGLLTDRTTAAAAAMASATGMGQAAAGTTGTPLCVASSSSSSGFDTPSMLNNGTNNSSSLNLPSSLALRRPSANINPSSGSIPMSETGSLDRMKSAAERRKKGAGHDGDSGMAPTLSGRVEDTRVNTGLIIDELLKNTKLDHLEDAENPTGLALYISSDGTTMVGSHEVHSRMPAGAFKQVVMETPR
- the LOC121595407 gene encoding uncharacterized protein LOC121595407 isoform X2, which gives rise to MTLIGPGAPGMAFMMKKKKYKFSVELHLEELIEVPFLNAMLFAKIRLLDGGSFQAHSTREEVKNHTVRWGQKFEFPCKMTSNASTGVLDPCTVRISVRKEIKGGRSYQKLGFTDLNLAEFAGSGLTPRKYLLEGYDARHRQDNSMLNVSIRMHMIQGDILFKVPSPSPKSKTALPQDNMALGLQPTDPAMATVGPVVTPVVTRVSTKDDPSAGSVAPGFDSLPKKKPPTQVLPTTIEHQQSFDLDPQSFIITDSGISESSEPPSSLLDFQSNLSLVASLPVSVGAPQQTGSAALPGSQVVPPVGTVPGAIELGHSRNSSNTSQMSKGSGYSSFSHSQHSRQSSEGDSGHQRYRPATATVYQGKPGTLLTVTGSKTITTTNTITTSSSSTAQSSLANGGRFVTLANKKLLASGLSSSTSAGSNGRLNPTKQQMMTANRLLMKLRIPQSPNSDSGDEVFVTPDVTVLSEDEGGASDDRTESGVEEFGTPTSEIPLSKLVKIKSMNNLAVPKGAMFSDEEEVGDQTHGYFLAAGGRPDEDHHHLTPGLNLSRMKSLGNLSAYEREFGHTPVDLLQSKRDFETRRFSFAKMRSLTDLTGGDESDDVLVRRRRQLKAEEKSSSDESNAPSSCQLSPLGGGGGGGASVELANRFLPFQMRSSFHSGVYRKRSGIGYTRYIGIDDDPAAAGGGTAASATLGPSNLTKINSLSTIPTVLAAERVNHVPFLTPNIGRKRFASASTYNATRASATSSPDENDPDAAVRLPAAKPKTTSPTSSVAKVIARSSIRSNSNNPFERNFRKSAPIGGIVVGQPDPATDRCTGGLLTSSSSVGSVQQLQQVGGFFRQSDSNFYNIVRNYPIGKSSSANLESLKHRSSYNNFPLSLKPQPQQQQPPLQKSSKGGVLTAKGAVEPAKGIAAVPLVGVKAVAVTNHQPTAAATTATAGNRVYHRNICGLHRRLLDGSTRQLTSLTLATPSSSGAGTTSSSGSSAISPSSTGTSVGPGMAAGSSCGSGSGCLPPDCTDAVALPPGGNGLLTDRTTAAAAAMASATGMGQAAAGTTGTPLCVASSSSSSGFDTPSMLNNGTNNSSSLNLPSSLALRRPSANISGSIPMSETGSLDRMKSAAERRKKGAGHDGDSGMAPTLSGRVEDTRVNTGLIIDELLKNTKLDHLEDAENPTGLALYISSDGTTMVGSHEVHSRMPAGAFKQVVMETPR
- the LOC121595407 gene encoding uncharacterized protein LOC121595407 isoform X7, whose product is MTLIGPGAPGMAFMMKKKKYKFSVELHLEELIEVPFLNAMLFAKIRLLDGGSFQAHSTREEVKNHTVRWGQKFEFPCKMTSNASTGVLDPCTVRISVRKEIKGGRSYQKLGFTDLNLAEFAGSGLTPRKYLLEGYDARHRQDNSMLNVSIRMHMIQGDILFKVPSPSPKSKTALPQDNMALGLQPTDPAMATVGPVVTPVVTRVSTKDDPSAGSVAPGFDSLPKKKPPTQVLPTTIEHQQSFDLDPQSFIITDSGISESSEPPSSLLDFQSNLSLVASLPVSVGAPQQTGSAALPGSQVVPPVGTVPGAIELGHSRNSSNTSQMSKGSGYSSFSHSQHSRQSSEGDSGHQRYRPATATVYQGKPGTLLTVTGSKTITTTNTITTSSSSTAQSSLANGGRFVTLANKKLLASGLSSSTSAGSNGRLNPTKQQMMTANRLLMKLRIPQSPNSDSGDEVFVTPDVTVLSEDEGGASDDRTESGVEEFGTPTSEIPLSKLVKIKSMNNLAVPKGAMFSDEEEVGDQTHGYFLAAGGRPDEDHHHLTPGLNLSRMKSLGNLSAYEREFGHTPVDLLQSKRDFETRRFSFAKMRSLTDLTGGDESDDVLVRRRRQLKAEEKSSSDESNAPSSCQLSPLGGGGGGGASVELANRFLPFQMRSSFHSGVYRKRSGIGYTRYIGIDDDPAAAGGGTAASATLGPSNLTKINSLSTIPTVLAAERVNHVPFLTPNIGRKRFASASTYNATRASATSSPDENDPDAAVRLPAAKPKTTSPTSSVAKVIARSSIRSNSNNPFERNFRKSAPIGGIVVGQPDPATDRCTGGLLTSSSSVGSVQQLQQVGGFFRQSDSNFYNIVRNYPIGKSSSANLESLKHRSSYNNFPLSLKPQPQQQQPPLQKSSKGGVLTAKGAVEPAKGIAAVPLVGVKAVAVTNHQPTAAATTATAGNRVYHSSGSIPMSETGSLDRMKSAAERRKKGAGHDGDSGMAPTLSGRVEDTRVNTGLIIDELLKNTKLDHLEDAENPTGLALYISSDGTTMVGSHEVHSRMPAGAFKQVVMETPR
- the LOC121595407 gene encoding uncharacterized protein LOC121595407 isoform X6; translated protein: MTLIGPGAPGMAFMMKKKKYKFSVELHLEELIEVPFLNAMLFAKIRLLDGGSFQAHSTREEVKNHTVRWGQKFEFPCKMTSNASTGVLDPCTVRISVRKEIKGGRSYQKLGFTDLNLAEFAGSGLTPRKYLLEGYDARHRQDNSMLNVSIRMHMIQGDILFKVPSPSPKSKTALPQDNMALGLQPTDPAMATVGPVVTPVVTRVSTKDDPSAGSVAPGFDSLPKKKPPTQVLPTTIEHQQSFDLDPQSFIITDSGISESSEPPSSLLDFQSNLSLVASLPVSVGAPQQTGSAALPGSQVVPPVGTVPGAIELGHSRNSSNTSQMSKGSGYSSFSHSQHSRQSSEGDSGHQRYRPATATVYQGKPGTLLTVTGSKTITTTNTITTSSSSTAQSSLANGGRFVTLANKKLLASGLSSSTSAGSNGRLNPTKQQMMTANRLLMKLRIPQSPNSDSGDEVFVTPDVTVLSEDEGGASDDRTESGVEEFGTPTSEIPLSKLVKIKSMNNLAVPKGAMFSDEEEVGDQTHGYFLAAGGRPDEDHHHLTPGLNLSRMKSLGNLSAYEREFGHTPVDLLQSKRDFETRRFSFAKMRSLTDLTGGDESDDVLVRRRRQLKAEEKSSSDESNAPSSCQLSPLGGGGGGGASVELANRFLPFQMRSSFHSGVYRKRSGIGYTRYIGIDDDPAAAGGGTAASATLGPSNLTKINSLSTIPTVLAAERVNHVPFLTPNIGRKRFASASTYNATRASATSSPDENDPDAAVRLPAAKPKTTSPTSSVAKVIARSSIRSNSNNPFERNFRKSAPIGGIVVGQPDPATDRCTGGLLTSSSSVGSVQQLQQVGGFFRQSDSNFYNIVRNYPIGKSSSANLESLKHRSSYNNFPLSLKPQPQQQQPPLQKSSKGGVLTAKGAVEPAKGIAAVPLVGVKAVAVTNHQPTAAATTATAGNRVYHRNPSSGSIPMSETGSLDRMKSAAERRKKGAGHDGDSGMAPTLSGRVEDTRVNTGLIIDELLKNTKLDHLEDAENPTGLALYISSDGTTMVGSHEVHSRMPAGAFKQVVMETPR
- the LOC121595407 gene encoding serine-rich adhesin for platelets-like isoform X4, yielding MTLIGPGAPGMAFMMKKKKYKFSVELHLEELIEVPFLNAMLFAKIRLLDGGSFQAHSTREEVKNHTVRWGQKFEFPCKMTSNASTGVLDPCTVRISVRKEIKGGRSYQKLGFTDLNLAEFAGSGLTPRKYLLEGYDARHRQDNSMLNVSIRMHMIQGDILFKVPSPSPKSKTALPQDNMALGLQPTDPAMATVGPVVTPVVTRVSTKDDPSAGSVAPGFDSLPKKKPPTQVLPTTIEHQQSFDLDPQSFIITDSGISESSEPPSSLLDFQSNLSLVASLPVSVGAPQQTGSAALPGSQVVPPVGTVPGAIELGHSRNSSNTSQMSKGSGYSSFSHSQHSRQSSEGDSGHQRYRPATATVYQGKPGTLLTVTGSKTITTTNTITTSSSSTAQSSLANGGRFVTLANKKLLASGLSSSTSAGSNGRLNPTKQQMMTANRLLMKLRIPQSPNSDSGDEVFVTPDVTVLSEDEGGASDDRTESGVEEFGTPTSEIPLSKLVKIKSMNNLAVPKGAMFSDEEEVGDQTHGYFLAAGGRPDEDHHHLTPGLNLSRMKSLGNLSAYEREFGHTPVDLLQSKRDFETRRFSFAKMRSLTDLTGGDESDDVLVRRRRQLKAEEKSSSDESNAPSSCQLSPLGGGGGGGASVELANRFLPFQMRSSFHSGVYRKRSGIGYTRYIGIDDDPAAAGGGTAASATLGPSNLTKINSLSTIPTVLAAERVNHVPFLTPNIGRKRFASASTYNATRASATSSPDENDPDAAVRLPAAKPKTTSPTSSVAKVIARSSIRSNSNNPFERNFRKSAPIGGIVVGQPDPATDRCTGGLLTSSSSVGSVQQLQQVGGFFRQSDSNFYNIVRNYPIGKSSSANLESLKHRSSYNNFPLSLKPQPQQQQPPLQKSSKGGVLTAKGAVEPAKGIAAVPLVGVKAVAVTNHQPTAAATTATAGNRVYHRFRSVVRVVLKFIIKGQSNQSTNDCHKSATSSAPISHAAAATITGGGNATSTAATTFATCATTTTTSSSTTTTSTTTTTTTTTCCSNSTSTIATTTISSTSATVLNSGSIPMSETGSLDRMKSAAERRKKGAGHDGDSGMAPTLSGRVEDTRVNTGLIIDELLKNTKLDHLEDAENPTGLALYISSDGTTMVGSHEVHSRMPAGAFKQVVMETPR